One window of the Fusobacterium animalis 7_1 genome contains the following:
- a CDS encoding enoyl-CoA hydratase-related protein, whose amino-acid sequence MSVVSYKQENFIGIVTIERPEALNALNSQVLDELSSTFASINLETTRVVLLTGSGTKSFVAGADIAEMSTLNSDEGTKFGYKGNEVFRKIETFPLPVIAVINGFALGGGCELAMSCDFRICSENAIFGQPEVGLGITPGFGGTQRLARLVGLGKAKELIYTANNIKANVALDIGLVNYVYPQENLMAEAMKLAGKIAKNAPFAVRACKKAINEGINVDIDRAIIIEQKLFGSCFATEDQKVGMKAFLDKVKGVEYKNK is encoded by the coding sequence ATGTCTGTTGTATCTTACAAGCAAGAAAATTTTATAGGTATTGTAACTATTGAAAGACCCGAAGCATTAAATGCTTTAAACTCTCAGGTGTTAGATGAGTTAAGTTCTACTTTTGCAAGTATTAATTTAGAAACAACAAGAGTAGTTTTATTAACAGGTTCAGGAACAAAGTCTTTTGTTGCAGGAGCAGATATTGCTGAGATGTCTACTTTAAATAGTGATGAAGGAACTAAATTTGGTTATAAGGGAAATGAAGTATTCAGAAAAATTGAAACTTTTCCTTTACCAGTCATAGCAGTTATTAATGGTTTTGCTTTAGGTGGAGGTTGTGAATTAGCAATGAGTTGTGATTTTAGAATCTGCTCTGAAAATGCAATATTTGGACAACCAGAAGTTGGCTTAGGAATTACACCTGGATTTGGTGGAACTCAAAGATTAGCAAGACTTGTTGGATTAGGAAAGGCTAAGGAATTAATTTATACAGCCAACAATATTAAAGCTAATGTAGCATTAGATATAGGATTAGTTAATTATGTATATCCTCAAGAAAATTTGATGGCAGAAGCTATGAAATTAGCTGGAAAAATTGCTAAGAACGCTCCATTTGCAGTTAGAGCATGTAAAAAAGCGATAAATGAAGGTATAAATGTAGATATAGATAGAGCAATAATAATAGAACAAAAATTATTTGGAAGTTGTTTTGCAACTGAAGATCAAAAAGTTGGAATGAAAGCATTTTTAGATAAAGTAAAAGGTGTTGAATATAAAAACAAATAA
- a CDS encoding calcium-translocating P-type ATPase, PMCA-type, translating to MKHFTKSKKQLFEEFKTVSTGLTDEEVQKRRKKYGENKFIEKEKEGLIKIFFNQFKDSLVIILLVAAIISFFSGNKESSFVIVLVLILNSILGAYQTIKAQKSLDSLKKMSSPKCKVIRDHEQLEVDSSQLVPGDIVIIEAGDIVPADGRIIENFSLLVNENSLTGESNSIEKTDEVLHYEDLALGDQVNMVFSGSLVNYGRAKILITKTGMNTELGKIATLLDQTEENITPLQKSLDIFGKRLTFGIVVLCVFIFGIYVYHGNTILDSLLLAVALAVAAIPESLNPIITIVLSLETEKLAKENAIVKELKSIEALGSISVICSDKTGTLTQNKMTVKKIFINGKLDNEYSLNINKKIDKLLLDSFIFCTDATDTIGDPTETALIHLTQKYDMSFRDERKDSKRISEIPFDSDRKLMTVLYEDKKGKYIVFTKGAFDSLVTRFKYFIDENGDIQNINEEFIKKIEKINNDLAEEGLRVLTFAYKYIDETKELTTQDENSYVFHALVGMIDPPREESKIAVQECIRGGIKPVMITGDHKITAKTIAKNIGIFKDGDMAIDGVELEKLSDEELEKSVEKISVYARVSPEHKIRIVNAWQKLGKIVAMTGDGVNDAPALKKANIGIAMGITGTEVSKNAASMILADDNFSTIVKAIITGRNVYRNIKNAIGFLLSGNTAAILAVLYSSLANLPVIFSPVQLLFINLLTDSLPSIAVGVEPKNEDILDEKPRDPNEAILTKRFSTKLIIEGILIAIFIIIAFYIGLKDSALKGSTMAFATLCLARLFHGIDYRGQRNVFAIGFFKNKFSLIAFATGFALLNLVLLIPSVYTMFGITKLDPINFVQIYVLSMIPTILIQIYKVIKYR from the coding sequence ATGAAACACTTTACAAAATCTAAGAAACAGTTATTTGAAGAATTTAAAACAGTTTCTACTGGTTTAACTGATGAAGAAGTACAGAAAAGAAGAAAGAAATATGGAGAAAATAAATTTATTGAAAAAGAAAAAGAAGGACTTATAAAAATCTTTTTTAATCAATTTAAAGATTCTCTTGTTATTATTTTATTAGTTGCTGCAATTATTTCATTTTTTTCTGGCAATAAGGAGAGTAGCTTTGTTATAGTTTTAGTTCTTATTTTAAACTCAATTCTTGGAGCTTATCAAACTATTAAGGCTCAAAAATCATTGGATAGTTTGAAAAAAATGTCATCACCAAAATGTAAAGTTATTAGAGATCATGAGCAGTTAGAAGTTGATTCTTCTCAATTAGTTCCCGGAGATATTGTTATTATTGAAGCAGGAGATATTGTTCCAGCTGATGGGAGAATAATTGAAAATTTCTCATTACTTGTAAATGAAAACTCTCTTACTGGGGAATCTAATTCAATAGAAAAAACTGATGAAGTATTACATTATGAGGATTTAGCATTAGGTGATCAGGTAAATATGGTTTTTTCTGGAAGTTTAGTAAACTATGGTAGAGCAAAAATTTTAATAACAAAAACTGGTATGAATACAGAATTAGGAAAAATTGCTACTCTTTTAGATCAAACTGAAGAAAATATCACTCCATTACAAAAATCACTAGATATTTTTGGAAAAAGGTTAACTTTTGGTATAGTTGTACTTTGTGTTTTTATCTTTGGAATTTATGTATATCATGGAAATACTATTCTTGATTCATTATTACTTGCAGTTGCCTTAGCTGTTGCAGCAATCCCTGAATCATTAAATCCTATCATCACAATAGTATTATCACTTGAAACTGAAAAACTTGCTAAGGAAAATGCAATAGTAAAAGAATTAAAATCTATTGAAGCACTTGGCTCAATTTCAGTAATATGTTCTGATAAAACTGGTACTCTTACTCAAAACAAGATGACAGTAAAAAAGATATTTATAAATGGTAAATTAGACAATGAGTATTCTTTGAATATAAATAAGAAAATTGATAAATTACTATTAGATAGTTTTATATTTTGTACTGATGCAACAGATACAATAGGAGATCCAACAGAAACTGCTCTTATTCATCTTACTCAAAAATATGATATGTCTTTTAGAGATGAAAGAAAAGATAGTAAAAGAATTTCTGAAATACCTTTTGATTCTGACAGAAAATTAATGACAGTTCTTTATGAAGATAAAAAAGGTAAATATATTGTTTTTACAAAAGGGGCTTTTGATTCTCTTGTAACTAGATTCAAATATTTTATTGATGAAAATGGGGATATTCAAAATATAAATGAAGAATTTATTAAAAAAATTGAAAAAATAAATAATGATTTAGCAGAAGAGGGACTAAGGGTTTTAACATTTGCATACAAATATATAGATGAGACAAAAGAACTTACTACCCAAGATGAAAATTCGTATGTTTTCCATGCACTTGTAGGTATGATAGATCCACCAAGAGAAGAATCAAAAATTGCTGTACAAGAATGTATAAGAGGTGGAATTAAACCTGTTATGATAACAGGGGATCATAAAATAACTGCTAAAACAATAGCAAAAAATATAGGAATATTTAAAGATGGGGATATGGCTATTGATGGTGTTGAACTTGAAAAGCTGTCTGATGAAGAACTAGAAAAGTCAGTTGAAAAGATTTCAGTTTATGCAAGAGTTTCTCCTGAACATAAAATAAGAATTGTTAATGCTTGGCAAAAACTTGGTAAAATTGTTGCTATGACTGGTGATGGTGTAAATGATGCCCCTGCATTGAAAAAAGCCAATATAGGTATTGCTATGGGAATAACAGGTACAGAAGTTTCTAAAAATGCTGCTTCCATGATACTTGCTGATGATAATTTCTCTACAATAGTTAAAGCAATAATAACAGGAAGAAATGTTTATAGGAATATTAAAAATGCAATAGGATTTTTACTTTCAGGAAATACAGCTGCTATACTTGCTGTTCTATATTCTTCTCTTGCTAATTTACCAGTTATATTCTCTCCTGTACAACTGTTATTTATAAACTTATTAACAGATAGTTTGCCTTCAATAGCAGTTGGAGTTGAGCCTAAAAATGAAGATATCTTAGATGAAAAACCAAGAGATCCTAATGAAGCAATATTAACAAAAAGATTTTCTACTAAACTAATAATAGAAGGTATTTTAATTGCAATATTTATTATAATAGCTTTCTATATAGGTTTAAAAGATTCTGCATTAAAAGGTTCTACAATGGCATTTGCTACACTATGTTTGGCAAGACTATTTCATGGAATTGATTACAGAGGACAAAGAAATGTATTTGCTATTGGATTCTTTAAAAATAAATTTTCTTTAATTGCTTTTGCAACAGGTTTTGCACTATTAAATTTAGTTTTATTAATTCCATCAGTCTATACAATGTTTGGAATTACAAAATTAGACCCTATTAATTTTGTACAAATTTATGTGCTTTCAATGATACCTACTATATTAATTCAAATTTATAAGGTTATAAAATATAGATAA
- a CDS encoding HU family DNA-binding protein, giving the protein MTKKEFVNAFAEKGELKIKDSERLVNAFLETIEDALLKGDGVRFIGFGSWEVKERSAREVKNPQTGKMIKVEAKKVVKFKVGKPLADKVAAGKHAKKATKKK; this is encoded by the coding sequence ATGACAAAAAAAGAATTTGTAAATGCATTTGCTGAAAAAGGAGAATTAAAGATTAAAGATTCTGAAAGATTAGTAAACGCTTTCTTAGAAACTATTGAAGATGCTTTACTAAAAGGTGATGGAGTAAGATTCATAGGATTTGGTTCTTGGGAAGTAAAAGAAAGAAGTGCGAGAGAAGTTAAAAACCCTCAAACTGGAAAAATGATTAAAGTTGAAGCTAAAAAAGTTGTTAAATTCAAAGTTGGAAAACCTTTAGCTGACAAAGTAGCAGCAGGAAAACATGCTAAAAAAGCTACTAAAAAGAAATAA
- a CDS encoding NCS2 family permease yields MSFLDGYFKITEKNSTVSREVMGGITTFLAMAYIIIVNPSILSLSGMDKGALITVTCLASFIGTIVAGVWANSPIALAPGMGLNAFFTYTLTLEKQVPWQTALGIVFLSGCFFLILAIGGIRERIANSIPIPLRLAVGGGIGLFIAFIGFKSMGIVVANQATYVGLGEFTKTTCISIIGLFIIAIMEIKRMKGGILLGIIITTILGIIIGDVSLPEKVISLPPSPAPIMFKLDILSALKLSLIGPIFSFMFVDLFDSLGTLMSCSKEMGLVNEKGEIKNLGRMLYTDAASTIMGASLGTSTVTAYVESAAGIVAGARTGLAATVTALGFLLSLFFTPLISIVPGYATAPALIVVGIFMFRQVAALDFSDFKILFPAFITIFTMPLTYSISIGLALGFLSYLIVHILVGDFKKINITLIFIGAICLLHLLV; encoded by the coding sequence ATGAGTTTTTTGGATGGGTATTTTAAAATAACTGAAAAGAACAGTACAGTTTCAAGGGAAGTTATGGGAGGAATTACAACATTTTTAGCAATGGCCTATATTATAATTGTAAATCCATCTATCCTATCACTTTCTGGAATGGATAAAGGAGCTTTAATAACAGTAACCTGTTTAGCTTCTTTTATAGGGACAATTGTAGCAGGTGTGTGGGCAAATTCACCTATTGCACTTGCACCAGGTATGGGACTTAATGCTTTCTTTACTTATACATTGACATTAGAAAAACAAGTCCCTTGGCAAACAGCATTAGGGATAGTATTTTTATCAGGATGCTTCTTTTTAATTTTAGCAATAGGTGGTATTAGAGAAAGAATTGCAAACTCTATTCCTATTCCATTAAGATTAGCAGTTGGAGGTGGAATAGGATTATTTATAGCTTTTATAGGTTTTAAATCTATGGGTATAGTTGTTGCAAATCAAGCAACTTATGTAGGACTTGGTGAATTTACAAAAACTACTTGTATTTCTATAATTGGACTTTTTATTATTGCTATAATGGAAATTAAGAGGATGAAAGGTGGAATACTTTTAGGAATTATAATAACAACTATTTTAGGAATTATTATTGGAGATGTATCTTTGCCAGAAAAGGTAATTTCTTTACCCCCTAGTCCAGCACCTATAATGTTTAAATTAGATATTTTATCTGCATTGAAATTATCATTGATAGGTCCAATATTTTCATTTATGTTTGTTGATTTATTTGACTCATTGGGAACTCTTATGAGTTGTTCAAAAGAAATGGGACTTGTAAATGAAAAGGGTGAAATAAAAAATCTTGGAAGAATGTTATATACAGATGCTGCTTCAACAATAATGGGAGCTTCATTGGGAACTTCAACTGTAACTGCCTATGTTGAATCAGCAGCAGGAATTGTGGCAGGAGCTAGAACAGGACTTGCAGCAACAGTAACAGCATTAGGTTTTTTATTATCTTTATTTTTTACTCCTCTTATTAGTATAGTACCTGGTTATGCAACAGCACCAGCATTAATAGTAGTTGGAATATTTATGTTTAGACAAGTTGCAGCACTTGACTTTTCTGATTTTAAAATTTTATTTCCAGCTTTTATTACAATATTTACTATGCCTTTAACTTATAGTATTAGTATTGGATTGGCATTAGGATTTTTATCTTATTTAATTGTTCATATATTAGTAGGAGATTTTAAAAAAATAAATATAACATTGATTTTTATTGGAGCAATATGTTTACTTCACTTACTTGTTTAA